Proteins encoded together in one Patescibacteria group bacterium window:
- a CDS encoding four helix bundle protein, with protein MEGKSSYYNLEDRTFKFAQDVRNFLKIISKSISNFEDAKQLVRSSGSVGANYIEANESFSKKDFIHRVKISRKEAKESRYWLLLLDINSDNLDKQRKVLVNEVTELMKIFGAIIEKSK; from the coding sequence ATGGAGGGAAAATCAAGTTATTATAATCTTGAAGATAGAACATTTAAATTTGCTCAAGACGTAAGGAATTTCTTGAAAATTATAAGTAAAAGTATCTCAAATTTTGAAGATGCTAAACAATTAGTTAGGTCGTCTGGCTCAGTTGGAGCCAACTATATTGAAGCAAATGAATCTTTCAGTAAAAAGGATTTCATTCATAGAGTAAAAATATCCAGAAAAGAAGCAAAAGAATCAAGATATTGGCTATTGCTTCTCGATATAAATAGTGATAATCTAGACAAGCAAAGAAAAGTATTAGTTAACGAAGTAACCGAGTTAATGAAAATTTTCGGAGCAATAATTGAAAAATCAAAATAA
- a CDS encoding pitrilysin family protein — MFKKNTLTNGLTVITAPSRGTMTATILIMVGTGAKYENEKNSGLSHFLEHVFFKGTKNRPTAHSIVSELDGLGCDYNAFTGKEYTGYYIKVDATKLNKAIDILSDMFLNSKFDASEINRERGVIIEELNMYRDNPMMYIEDIFEECLYGDTPAGRDTIGTKENILNLKRSEFVNYVESQYGPENTFVVVSGNITEPKVLTEINKKFNVENFNKRGKKFVEKEVVVDEQKKKKVKIHYKKTDQVHLSLGVRSFSYDHKDSQTLKIISLILGGSMSSRLFINLRERNGLAYYVRTGAETYSDTGYITTGAGVPVDKIEKAIEIIIKEYKKITTKLVDPAELKKAKDLISGKVAIQLESSDNVANWYGRQALMINTVKRTNIKTKEKIESPEEALRKIQKVNVSDIKRVAGELFQTDQLNLAVIGPYRDVKKFEELLKI; from the coding sequence ATGTTTAAAAAAAATACATTGACTAACGGTCTTACCGTTATTACAGCACCTAGCCGTGGCACTATGACTGCCACGATTTTAATTATGGTTGGGACGGGAGCCAAATATGAAAATGAAAAAAACTCTGGTCTTTCTCATTTTCTAGAACATGTCTTTTTTAAGGGGACAAAAAATAGACCCACCGCTCACAGTATTGTCAGCGAGCTAGATGGTCTTGGTTGCGATTACAATGCTTTTACTGGCAAAGAATATACTGGTTATTATATAAAAGTTGATGCTACAAAATTGAACAAAGCCATTGATATTTTATCTGATATGTTTCTTAACTCTAAGTTTGATGCTTCGGAAATAAATAGAGAGAGAGGAGTTATTATTGAGGAGCTAAATATGTATAGAGATAATCCAATGATGTATATTGAAGATATTTTTGAGGAATGTCTATACGGAGATACTCCAGCTGGACGTGATACTATTGGAACAAAAGAAAATATATTGAATTTGAAGAGAAGTGAATTTGTTAATTATGTAGAATCTCAGTATGGTCCAGAAAATACTTTTGTGGTTGTTTCTGGGAATATTACAGAACCAAAAGTTTTAACAGAAATTAATAAAAAATTTAATGTAGAAAATTTTAATAAAAGAGGGAAGAAGTTTGTTGAAAAAGAGGTTGTTGTAGATGAACAGAAGAAAAAGAAAGTCAAAATACATTATAAAAAAACAGATCAAGTTCATCTTTCATTGGGAGTGAGAAGTTTCTCTTATGACCATAAAGATTCACAAACATTAAAAATAATTTCTCTTATATTGGGAGGATCAATGAGCTCGAGGCTTTTTATTAACTTGCGTGAAAGAAATGGTTTAGCTTATTACGTTAGAACAGGAGCGGAAACTTATAGTGATACTGGTTATATCACAACAGGCGCCGGTGTCCCTGTTGATAAAATTGAAAAAGCAATAGAAATAATAATAAAAGAATACAAAAAAATAACAACAAAACTGGTTGACCCAGCTGAACTGAAAAAAGCCAAAGACTTGATCTCCGGAAAAGTTGCTATTCAACTTGAGTCATCAGATAACGTTGCTAACTGGTATGGCCGTCAAGCTCTTATGATAAATACAGTGAAGAGGACAAATATTAAAACAAAAGAAAAGATTGAAAGCCCAGAAGAAGCTTTGAGAAAAATTCAAAAAGTAAATGTTTCTGATATAAAGAGAGTAGCTGGAGAGTTATTCCAGACTGATCAATTGAATTTAGCTGTTATTGGACCGTATAGGGATGTTAAGAAGTTTGAAGAGTTGTTGAAGATATAA
- a CDS encoding four helix bundle protein, which translates to MNFNLEERASKFGENIIDFCKIVNQDIISKPLINQLVRSGTSVGANYCEANGASSKKDFRNKIYICKKEAQETKHWLKMIVKYDDKLSDKARDLWKEAQELTLIFGKIVSTLNNKN; encoded by the coding sequence ATTAATTTCAATCTTGAAGAGAGGGCTTCTAAGTTTGGTGAAAACATTATTGACTTCTGTAAAATTGTTAATCAAGATATTATCAGTAAACCACTAATTAATCAGCTGGTTCGTTCAGGAACAAGTGTTGGGGCGAATTATTGTGAAGCAAATGGGGCTAGCTCAAAAAAGGACTTTAGGAATAAAATATATATTTGCAAAAAAGAAGCACAAGAAACAAAACATTGGTTAAAAATGATTGTTAAATATGATGATAAACTATCCGATAAAGCAAGAGATTTATGGAAAGAAGCTCAAGAGTTAACATTAATATTTGGCAAAATAGTTTCAACATTAAACAATAAAAATTGA
- a CDS encoding UvrD-helicase domain-containing protein → MISDQVKLNKEQKQAVEHTDGPLLIVAGAGTGKTSVLIERLDFLINTKKIKIDDILLMTFTEKAAAEMEERADRVLPYGYVDLWINTFHSFCQRILRDHSLDIGLPGNFRLITQTEQWILLKKNLEKLELDYYKPLGNPTKFIHELIKHFSRLKDESISSKEYSDYIKKLKKGSDENDDEAQSELQRLDELARAYGIYNQILLDEGLLDFGDLIMYTIKLFKSRPNILKYYRTKFKYIMVDEFQDTNWAQYELIKLLSAPKNNLMVVGDDDQCLPGDSLVEMRDGKKRIDKIKKGEEVLTAVGKGHLGFSKVVQVSKNKKKTRLITLETKSGKKIATTDNHKLFCFTPRSNYFLNSEGAKLEKFYYVYLMHKQELGWRIGISKDLVVRLSLERSADKIVAILAYKTEEEARYNEVLLSLKYGIPTVVFQEREGMMTKRKWSEQLYKDLDVDSSVDNLARDLGIDLNAHQVSLEAVKRGGKTRIKINIEMCYRNYRSKKSNGKYLENPLISHLLSLETSDKNTIRVIKKMGFEMSKSKNGKRLRVSNIDIREIGRIAQKIKKETGAIIETKMNVGKTKIQHKKSLVIPASNVLPGMFLPVVKNKEVIYEQIIKRSEEEKNISVYDLEIDKTHNFVSNDIVVHNSVYKFRGASISNIMQFKDDYPDTKEVVLVENYRSGQDILDRSYDFIKHNNPNRLEVKLKIDKKLKSNSEGIGGVEHLHFPTDIDEVRGVANEIKNIFKNDKEARWSDFAILVRANDTALKFISELTREGVPNQFVSLRGLYFKPVILDVLAYFKLLDNYHESSALFRVLNMDLFKINYHDLVAINKFARRKVYSMYEALKNLDKIKEISPETVLTAKKLLGFIDKHSKDARFDKASKIFLDFARDSGLMTHYDFNRDQEIYDYLNQLYRKMKDYESADPDFKIKNFVEAVELEMEAGETGSLSQNFEDSEKVSVMTAHASKGLEFNYVFLVNLVDKKFPTIGKKEKIPVPDGLVKEKLPEGDVHIEEERRLFYVSLTRARKKLFLTSATDYGGAQNKKVSKFLEEMGFNIEFEKKDPSTSSGRGKVKRNDLVDDLFSKKISQEERDTKYELPKRFSFSQIAAYTNCPYQYRFNFILKIPIDDKQSFIFGRIMHDTLRDLFLPMTDPIVAQQELFETKKANKKKISRKDLLTLYENNWKNDGYRSKKDREKYYEKGGVILNTLYDDMERDGWPKPAFIEKPFNIKMGGYIVKGAIDRIDHLEDGTVEIIDYKTGAPKEKLDFSDKRQLLLYKIATEEALGLKVSKSSFYYLENNSKISFVAKEKELEKLENLILDTITEIKQSTFPPTPGFLCAWCDFNSICEFRKK, encoded by the coding sequence ATGATCTCCGATCAGGTAAAACTAAATAAGGAACAAAAACAGGCCGTTGAACACACCGATGGGCCTCTTTTGATTGTGGCTGGGGCTGGTACTGGGAAGACTAGTGTTTTGATTGAAAGGTTGGATTTTTTGATTAACACAAAAAAAATAAAAATTGATGATATCCTTTTAATGACCTTTACCGAAAAAGCAGCAGCCGAAATGGAAGAAAGAGCGGACAGGGTTTTGCCTTATGGTTATGTTGATTTATGGATAAATACTTTTCATAGTTTTTGCCAAAGAATACTTCGCGACCACTCTCTTGATATTGGTCTGCCTGGTAATTTCCGATTGATAACTCAAACTGAGCAATGGATTTTACTTAAAAAAAATCTTGAAAAATTAGAACTTGATTATTATAAACCACTAGGAAACCCCACTAAGTTTATTCACGAATTGATAAAACATTTTTCTCGTTTAAAAGATGAAAGTATTTCATCCAAAGAATATTCTGATTATATTAAAAAATTAAAAAAGGGTAGTGATGAAAACGACGATGAGGCTCAGTCAGAACTACAAAGATTGGATGAACTAGCACGGGCTTATGGAATATACAATCAAATTCTCCTCGATGAAGGCTTACTTGATTTTGGGGATTTGATAATGTATACCATAAAGCTCTTTAAAAGTAGACCAAATATTTTGAAGTATTATAGAACCAAGTTCAAATATATCATGGTTGATGAGTTTCAGGATACTAACTGGGCTCAATATGAATTGATAAAATTGCTTTCCGCACCAAAAAACAATTTAATGGTCGTGGGAGACGATGATCAATGTTTGCCTGGGGATAGTTTAGTGGAAATGAGAGACGGGAAGAAAAGAATTGATAAAATAAAAAAAGGAGAAGAAGTTCTAACAGCTGTTGGCAAAGGTCATTTGGGTTTCAGTAAAGTGGTCCAGGTTAGTAAAAATAAAAAGAAAACAAGATTAATAACACTAGAAACAAAGAGCGGTAAAAAAATAGCAACAACCGATAATCATAAATTATTTTGTTTTACACCGAGAAGTAATTATTTCTTAAATTCAGAAGGAGCAAAATTAGAAAAATTCTATTATGTTTATCTGATGCATAAGCAAGAACTTGGTTGGAGAATAGGAATTAGTAAAGATTTAGTAGTCCGACTTAGTTTAGAAAGATCAGCAGACAAGATAGTGGCTATATTAGCCTATAAAACTGAGGAAGAAGCACGTTATAATGAAGTATTATTGTCTCTAAAATATGGCATACCAACAGTTGTTTTTCAGGAACGAGAAGGGATGATGACAAAAAGGAAATGGAGCGAACAACTATATAAAGATTTAGATGTTGATAGCTCGGTAGATAATCTAGCTCGTGATTTAGGGATAGACTTGAATGCTCACCAGGTTTCGCTGGAGGCTGTCAAAAGAGGTGGAAAAACAAGGATAAAAATAAACATTGAAATGTGTTATCGGAATTATAGAAGCAAGAAGTCCAATGGTAAATATCTCGAAAATCCTTTGATATCCCATCTCCTGTCCCTAGAAACAAGTGATAAAAATACAATTAGGGTAATTAAGAAAATGGGCTTTGAGATGAGTAAGTCAAAAAATGGAAAAAGATTGAGAGTTAGCAATATTGATATTAGGGAAATAGGTCGTATAGCACAAAAAATTAAAAAAGAAACGGGAGCCATCATTGAAACGAAGATGAATGTTGGCAAAACAAAAATTCAGCATAAAAAATCTTTAGTTATTCCAGCCTCCAATGTTTTGCCAGGTATGTTTTTGCCAGTAGTAAAAAATAAAGAAGTTATTTACGAACAAATAATAAAAAGAAGTGAAGAAGAAAAAAATATTTCAGTTTATGATTTAGAGATTGATAAAACTCACAATTTTGTTTCGAATGATATTGTGGTTCATAATTCAGTGTATAAATTTAGGGGAGCATCAATCTCAAACATTATGCAATTTAAGGATGATTATCCTGATACTAAGGAGGTTGTTTTGGTGGAGAATTATCGTTCCGGACAAGATATTTTAGATAGGTCTTATGATTTTATTAAACACAATAATCCGAATAGACTTGAGGTAAAACTTAAAATAGATAAAAAACTAAAATCAAATTCTGAGGGAATTGGAGGAGTTGAACATTTGCATTTTCCAACAGATATTGATGAAGTGCGAGGAGTGGCAAATGAAATAAAAAATATTTTCAAGAATGACAAAGAGGCTCGTTGGTCTGACTTTGCAATCTTGGTTCGCGCTAACGACACTGCTTTGAAATTTATTTCCGAGCTAACTAGAGAGGGCGTTCCAAATCAATTTGTTTCCTTGCGAGGTCTTTATTTCAAGCCCGTGATTCTAGATGTGTTGGCCTATTTTAAACTTCTCGACAATTACCATGAGTCATCTGCCTTGTTTAGAGTTTTGAATATGGATCTTTTTAAAATTAATTATCACGACCTAGTAGCTATAAATAAATTTGCTAGAAGAAAGGTTTATTCAATGTATGAGGCGTTAAAAAACTTGGATAAAATAAAAGAAATATCACCAGAAACAGTACTTACCGCTAAAAAGCTACTCGGTTTTATTGATAAACACAGCAAAGACGCCAGGTTTGATAAGGCTTCAAAAATATTCCTAGATTTTGCTCGTGATTCTGGCTTGATGACTCACTATGATTTTAATCGCGACCAAGAAATATATGACTACCTAAACCAACTCTATAGAAAAATGAAAGATTATGAATCAGCTGATCCAGATTTCAAAATAAAGAATTTTGTAGAAGCGGTTGAGTTGGAAATGGAAGCTGGGGAGACTGGTTCACTATCTCAAAATTTTGAAGACTCTGAAAAAGTAAGCGTAATGACAGCGCACGCCTCCAAAGGGCTTGAATTTAATTATGTTTTTTTAGTCAATCTAGTAGATAAAAAATTCCCGACTATCGGTAAAAAAGAAAAAATACCAGTTCCAGATGGTCTCGTAAAAGAAAAGTTGCCAGAAGGAGATGTTCATATTGAAGAAGAGCGAAGACTTTTTTATGTCTCTCTAACTAGAGCTCGTAAAAAACTATTTTTAACAAGTGCTACTGATTATGGTGGAGCTCAAAATAAGAAAGTTTCAAAGTTTTTGGAAGAGATGGGCTTTAATATTGAATTCGAAAAAAAGGATCCTTCGACAAGCTCAGGACGGGGAAAGGTAAAAAGAAATGACCTTGTGGATGATTTATTTTCCAAAAAAATAAGCCAAGAAGAAAGAGACACTAAATATGAGTTGCCGAAAAGGTTTTCATTTTCTCAAATTGCAGCTTACACAAATTGTCCTTATCAATATCGTTTTAATTTTATTTTAAAAATACCTATTGATGATAAACAGAGCTTCATCTTTGGTCGCATTATGCATGACACTTTGCGTGATTTATTTCTACCGATGACTGACCCAATAGTAGCTCAACAAGAATTATTTGAAACGAAAAAAGCTAATAAGAAAAAAATATCCAGAAAAGACCTTTTAACTCTTTACGAAAATAATTGGAAAAACGATGGATATAGGAGTAAAAAGGACAGAGAAAAGTATTATGAAAAAGGTGGTGTTATTCTAAATACTCTCTATGATGATATGGAAAGAGACGGTTGGCCAAAGCCTGCTTTTATTGAAAAACCATTTAATATAAAAATGGGAGGATATATAGTGAAGGGAGCAATAGACAGAATAGATCATCTTGAAGATGGAACAGTAGAAATAATTGATTATAAGACAGGAGCTCCAAAAGAAAAATTAGATTTTTCAGATAAGCGACAATTATTATTATATAAAATTGCAACTGAAGAAGCCCTAGGTTTAAAGGTGTCTAAATCGAGCTTTTATTATTTGGAAAATAATAGTAAGATAAGTTTTGTAGCCAAAGAGAAAGAATTGGAAAAATTAGAAAATCTTATTCTGGATACAATTACCGAAATAAAACAAAGCACTTTTCCACCAACCCCTGGTTTTCTTTGTGCTTGGTGTGATTTTAATAGTATTTGTGAATTTAGAAAGAAGTAG
- the pheS gene encoding phenylalanine--tRNA ligase subunit alpha: MQEKIDKLKKEILDSISDIKETKAIKELELFYLGRKGKLTSVLRDISSVPKERRAAMGKLANEIKNEIQAKFNEAKKRFEQTPQTDEQNDVTLPGLKQKIGHIHPITQLQYEMEDLFTSMGFTTLDGPELESDYYNFEAINIPPYHPARDTQDTFYIDKPNKEGENDLVMRTHTSSVQVRAMLKHGAPMRAIVPGRVFRSEATDARHEHTFYQVEGFVIDKDINFAHMKGILELVGKKLFGPDTKIRMRPKYYPFVEPGSNGEYTCFLCHGKGCTLCKKTGWLEILGSGMIHPNVLRAGGIDPDVYQGYAFGFGLNRLAQLKYKTDDVRLFNGGDLRFMKQF, translated from the coding sequence ATGCAAGAAAAAATTGATAAATTAAAAAAAGAAATTCTGGATAGTATTTCTGACATCAAAGAAACTAAAGCTATTAAAGAATTAGAACTTTTTTATCTTGGGAGAAAGGGTAAATTAACCTCTGTTTTAAGAGATATTTCTAGTGTTCCAAAGGAAAGAAGAGCAGCGATGGGGAAATTGGCTAATGAAATTAAAAATGAAATACAGGCTAAATTTAATGAAGCAAAAAAAAGATTTGAACAAACTCCTCAGACAGATGAACAAAATGATGTAACTCTTCCAGGACTAAAACAAAAGATAGGTCATATTCATCCAATAACCCAGCTCCAATATGAGATGGAAGATTTATTTACTTCGATGGGATTTACTACTCTAGATGGTCCCGAACTTGAAAGTGACTATTATAATTTTGAAGCAATAAATATCCCACCATACCACCCAGCGAGAGATACTCAAGATACTTTCTATATTGATAAGCCAAACAAAGAAGGAGAGAACGACCTTGTTATGAGAACGCACACTTCTTCTGTTCAGGTGAGAGCAATGTTAAAACATGGGGCACCTATGAGAGCGATTGTTCCAGGTCGTGTTTTTCGGTCTGAAGCCACAGATGCTAGGCATGAACACACCTTTTATCAGGTTGAGGGTTTTGTGATAGACAAGGATATTAATTTTGCACACATGAAAGGTATTTTGGAGTTGGTTGGCAAAAAACTTTTTGGACCAGATACAAAAATTAGAATGAGGCCAAAATATTATCCTTTTGTTGAGCCTGGGTCAAACGGAGAATACACTTGTTTCCTCTGTCATGGGAAAGGTTGTACCTTGTGTAAAAAAACAGGTTGGCTTGAAATACTTGGTTCAGGAATGATACACCCCAACGTTCTTCGAGCAGGAGGAATTGACCCCGATGTATATCAGGGATACGCTTTTGGTTTTGGGCTAAACAGACTGGCTCAACTTAAATACAAAACAGATGACGTTAGGCTTTTTAATGGTGGTGATTTAAGGTTTATGAAGCAGTTTTAA